In Pseudophryne corroboree isolate aPseCor3 chromosome 2, aPseCor3.hap2, whole genome shotgun sequence, the sequence tacctggtttggccgatccgccgtccgcgccggacccctgggcggacgaccctgcgcggtggtgcccggccgcccccggcttccggggctcctccgcctgctgcgaagcccgagtgactttgagccagacctagacgtccttgaacccaaagtccatgacccgctaaccatcctgcttctacctacgccactccgatcccgaagatgtgcgctgcaagtcatgtatgagaagcatgtaccgaatcacgttcctgtgctcgtccggcctatcttccaggtagcacgccgcgaagacccaaaaaccggccagccagctaTCGaagtacggaaggcctcggccccgatgtcCCACTTTGCAGCCGCCGacctatactccttcttcgcttccTTCGTACAGACGAACACATGCACGAAGTCCCACTgcaaatcttcctacggcagctatcccgcaggccccgcatcactgcagtgtagtcgcagcgaacaaacCCGTGCAAATCGTTgcgtttcttggccctgcgagcttcctccctaatccgcttacgcctcttcgagctcccagctgccccgccgccctcttggcgaatttagtcgcCTGATTCCTCGCCCTAGTcgcgctactgacttcggacgcctgcgacgacagagcagaggaaaaggaggaagaggaaaagctgcgagaactgggactcgtggatgagcccgctaccgactgtaacacctcacctgatcccgtcgactgcaccgacacggaatcctccggcgtggcagaaccgacgtcttcttactcgtactccaccatctccacttcgccGCGATCCCCTGCAGGAGAGAAAAGGGGCGAAAGACACAGGAAACAACTGCGGCGCATGCCGAGCAACTCGTGAGGGGGTTGTCCCCGCAGCGCGTCCCTGCCCGTCCTGTTCCGGACAGTGCTCCAGGTCTGCGGCGGCCTCTCCGAGCTCCCTGCAGGCGTGGCAATTCGCCGTGCCGCTGAAGCTGACCGCCTTCCGGACCCGCCTTCCATCGCGGCCGCGTCGGAGCTTGCCGCTACCCCCGGTGATGTAGCCGCAGCCAGCGGCCGTAATGCCGCGCCCACCTTGGCCAGAGCCAACTCCAGAGTTCCGGAGGGGCCCTGACTGCCCCGAACCACGGCGCCGGCTCCCAGGTACCCccagccggggcccgcgcgcgcCTACCCGCATGACGCCCGACGGCGTCATCCGGGGGCCGACGTCTGCCGACCCGTCCACCTTGgcggggaaaaaaggggggggcgcCCGTCTCTACCGAGGGACTGGCCGTCGGCGCCAACGCTGCTGTCGCTCTCCGAACCTACACTCGCCCCCTCCTCCTGCAGATCGGAGCCAACTCCGCCCGCTAGGAGGGACCTGCGGCGAGGCCGGTTAGCGcccgcagcagccctgcggccccccaccccttctctgccccccctcctcccccgcaagccACTGGCATCGGGCTCCAGGGGAgcgagttggggagacagagagatgtgcggcgccgctgcgcgcgcacgcgcGCAAACGGCGCCGCCTGCCGTGAGCACGGGCTCGCGCGCACATCGTGCGCGCGCCCCGACTCCTGGTGCCTCTAACCCCCCGTGTTCCCCCTGGCCGTCCCTTCCTGCAGAGCCCTGCTTATATTACTCTGAGTCctacctctcctccccccccgcccccccgccggactccggctgcaggggagcaaGCTGGGGAGACCGGGAGGCTGGCGACGCCGCTGCGCGCCCCCGTGCGCGAACGGCGACGACGGAAGCGAGCGTGggtgcgcgcgcacctcgtgcgcgcgtcccactgcttcccGGCCGGCCGCATCCCCCTGCAGATCCGCCGCGCGAGGCCCCgtgacagacctcgcgcggctGGCAGCCGACTCCCTTCTGGCCCCTCCACCTTGTCAGTGACCAGGGAGCTGATTAAGAGCCCCGTGCGGCTCCACGGACGGGCGCCCACAGCGGCGCGCCCGCGGTCGCCCGCCTCCCACTAATCACCCGCAGCGCTCGGAGGTGGGGGCAGCCGcccttccacctccgggcggccgggACGCACTGCTGGCCCACCCTGCCGCTCAAGTCCCTCCGGCAAAGCCGGCCTGGAACCCAGCGACAAAGCTGACCCGGGCCGCCGCACCGCGGCCCTGCTCGAGCCCGTGGAGGCCTAGTTGAATTGTAGAGGGGGAATGCAGAGGAGGGTGTTAAAATAAAGGTAATGAGCCCCAGGGGAAACACAGTAAAAGTTGggaagcctgctatgcagcactcacccactcaaggcaatttcaccaacaagagagagacaaaatgtctatccttccctatatatactaaccctccccttttcccaaagggctgtactttccttccagctaggtccacccctcacaagatgtttaactcattcctttcctatgctgtcaattctctctccttctgtcGTCTGTAGGTGGCAAGATTTTTTTGTCCAGTGATTTAAAAATAGTCCATTTGTAGGTCTGCGTCTTCTTCATAAACACTATTTTCTTGATCTAGTTTTTTGTTTCTTACTGTTTTGCTTAAAGTTCCCAGTTTTTCTAGTAGTACTGTTTTTGTTTCCGCACTTTCTTTCTTAGCTTCTTGTATTTCTTTTTGATAACTCATAGAGGCAATTTCTTCATACAGTAGTTGTGATTTTGAGtacttgttcttttttttttgctcTCTGTGGGTATCACATCATCTTCCTGCATGCTATGGGGGGTTTTCAATTAAAGTCGGAACTACCATCCTTGTCAGAAAggcgtcagtttccgactttttttaggtcggatacggttccgacctattcaattgggctgctgtttttccgacaggtcggcaattccgacttgtcagaaaacacgtggatcggcagattagctGCAGATTCACGTGTTTTGTTGGATTCGCGGCAAAATtcacaggttttagccctgttttcgacaaagtcaatccgactttaaaaaaagtctgacttttaaaaagtcggattgacattgtcgagaacggccaaatcctgtcggatttggccgctaattgaatactgaaatgtcgattcctttccatcggaaaggatccgatatcaattgaataccccccatgtcTCCATATTCTTTAAACTCCCCATCACCTGATGAATGCTCCCTTCTCACAGTATTATGTAAACCATTAACCATAACCATAATGAAATAAATACTGAGACTTGCATAAGGGGAAACAAAGCTTAACAAAATTTAAGCTAATTAAACTATTTAAAATATAACTGAACTACAGTAGCTAATGGAAGAATAAAGAAAAACAGACAAAGTATGGTAGGACAGAAAGAACGTCCCCACTATGCAAGATCACCAatggcacacacacacaacaatctTCTAAATGGGAGGCCAACTGTCAGCCCATTACCACGCTCAAGGCATCCACCTCCCACCCCAATGACACAGCATGAGGCCCACCTGGACTGGTAGTGCCGCTGACCCCAGTAGGCTATAATCAGCCTAAGTCATGTACTGGAGGGGAGAGCACCTCAAGCTCCAAAGACTGCAACCGTTCTTTCCCGCAACAACCAGAGCAGAAACCAAGCAACTCAAACATGAGAGGGAGGGCAGGTAACATCCGAACAGGATATTTTCAGAACATGGATGCATCCAGCAATTCAGAAAATGGCCTGAAATcctacccccctcccccttcctccatTCTATAGGCTAACTATTCTCTCCCCACCCCACAACACTACCGCATTCAAAAATAGAACCCTTTCCTGCCTGGATGTAGACACTTACAGGCTTGGGTGTttaataagtccaccaattgcagaattttgtaaaaatgacaggggcgtgctggagatgctgtcagtggactgaataattgcgggccactttcgacattcagcccctACATGCCACTActatatgggccaggtggttgtgtcgcttagcttagtcatacagcaacctcggtgcacttctttttcttctttgcattatgtgctgttcggggactagatTTTTttgtaaagtgccatcctgtctgacactgcagtgccactcctagatgggccaggtgtttgtgccgcacacttgtgtcgcttagcttagtcatacagccacctcggtgcagccttttggccaaaaacaatagtgtgaggtgtaaggggttcagaatagactggaaattagtgaaaatgaatgtttataaggttaataataccgtaggagcaaaattacccccaaatactgtgattttagcttttttgtgttttttaaaaaaatcatccagaaccaaaaccaaaacacgaaaggatggtttggcaaaaccaagccaaaaccaaaacacgagcagggaattagaaccaaaacacaaaacacgaaaagaaaagtgccagccgcacatctctagtttttatacatTTTCCCGTGTGCTATTACATTATATTTTATAGCTAATGTTATAAATAGTATAGCATATTATACAATGTCATGTATGTTGGGGAAAGTGGGTTGTTAGTAAGATGTGAATTCTGTAAAAGACTGTAGGGGAGATGTCTCAAgctttggggagagataaagtagaagTTGCCCAAAGGGACCTATCCATTTCTGGTATTTATCTACAGTAGCACAGTATTTGAAACGGCAGAAGCTTATGGCTGATTTTGGgtaactactccactttatctctcattaAGGCTTGATGCATACCTCCCGATAAGTACTAACAGCTTCTTAAAAGTTTTTTTGTGCTGGCCACATATATCATTTATAGAAATTGcacattattattttatatattacagTCTGAAAAAATTGCCTGAcgtctgttttttctttttcagATGGCTCGGAGGAAGCTTATCTTTCTTGCCACGCTGGTTTTTTCTTCTCTGGGCATGTTTTTCCTCGCTCTCTACAGTTTAAATCTGTGCAACTATTGTTTCAGCAAGGATTACCGTTATGTTCCTTATCATTTTAACAATAATAGGAAAATGTTCCAGAAGGTACCTGACGTGAACTGCAGACAATCTCCTCCATTCTTGGTGCTCCTGGTGACCACCACCCATGATCAAAACATTGTACGAATGGCCATTCGGGAAACATGGGGGAAGGAAAGATGGATCAAAGGTAAGCAAGTGGTTACGTATTTCCTTCTGGGTGCAAGTGCCAAGCAAAATGGGAACGAGGAGAACATGTTGATTAAGGAAAGCATTGCCTACAAAGACATTATTCAAAGAAATTTCATAGACTCCTATTACAATTTGACCCTTAAAACTCTAATGGGCATCGACTGGATTACTCACTATTGCCCCCAGGCCAACTACGTTATGAAGACGGACACGGACATGTTTGTCAACACGTTTTATCTTGTTGAGCTGCTTTTGCTGAAAAATCAGACGACCAATCTCTTCACGGGAATCCTAAAGCCTAATGATAGTCCTATACGGAGCATATTTAGCAAGTGGTATATAAGTAAGCAAGAGTATGAGGGGGAGAAATACCCCCCGTTTTGTTCCGGTACAGGCTACGTTTTCTCCGTGGATGTTGCCCTGAAGATCTACAATACTTCAACAAGTGTACAGTTCTTCAAGCTTGAGGATGTTTATATTGGCATGTGTCTGGACAGATTAAAGATTCGCTTGCAAGAACTTCACAGCAAGCCGACATTTTTTGCCTCAAAACCTCCATTTTCAGTCTGTAAGTACCGGCACATTGTGACGTCACATGGAGTGCAACCCAAGGAAATTCTGCTGTACTGGGAGACTCTGAAGACATCACGTAATGAACAGTGTTGAGTAACAAATTAATCACAGTCCCAAGTGGAGTGTTATTTCTCAGCAGACCATCTGCAGTAGACAAGACAAAACCTCTTATGTGGCCGTATTGTGCCTTTACTCCAGGACTCTTGCTTCATTGCAGCGATGTCACCTTATTGTGTAACCCACGAGGAGGCGAATTTGGCAACTACAATACAAGTTAGGCGAGTGTCAGAAAATGGAACAAAACTTTCGGAAACTTTTCAAAACTTTATATGTCGGGTAGTGGCAGTTTCTGAGTTACAGTACTGTAAAGTCCACACTTTTTATACATtgacttttgtaaaaaaaaattttttaaagcacaACGTACATTACCTGTGCCTCAGCTCTGTCAGGCTGGAGCTGACAGGGAAATTTTGGAGCATACTGTTCCACTGAAATTTTTTGGTTCGTTTGCTAACATCATttacaacatagggggtaattccaagttgatcgcagcaggaatttttttagcagttggccaaaaccatgtgtactgcagggggaaggggggcagatataacatgtgcagagagagttagatttgggtgtggtgagttcaatctgcaatctaaattgcagtgtaaaaataaagcagccagtatttaccctgcacagaaacaaaataacccacccaaatctaactctctctgcaaatgttatatctgccccccctgcagtgcacatggttttgcccaactgctaaaaaatttcctgctgcgatcaacttggaattacccccataattataTACTTGAAGTCACTTTAGCTTGAAAGGAACAGGCACATTACCAATGTATACCTCTCAACCGTTCTGATTTAAGCGGGGCAGTCCCTATACGAAGGCTCTATCCCACTGTCATGAACAGGACTGCATTGCCCTGATctgtccagggccgtcttaacagcagtgtaggcccctgggccccgcgatgcactgggccccctatccatcctccagagGTAGGGATTTGGAGTGCTATCAGCGGCGGTAGGGGGTGTGCTATCTTCCGctcacatgtaggacctggagcagtaatttctgctaattactcctttactgcacagatggggctaaactgtagaaggggccattgggctgaatgaagaaggcctggtacatgacttccagggtggtaggcggtgtttaatacgtaggggagggtggatagtggagtgggcttaatattcataattttccggtgggagggcagcttgcttgactgcagatatctcaagttcctgaacatagatttcttagctttgaattggataaaaatcaagagagtcccacctttcagaaggtactgaggACTTAGgtatcagagctcaggagccagagcaattcaccaacgaaaatataaaactgcatattaggcgtgtggagccggagcagggaccagctgcttgaaggctgatatctctggttctgggcatagtagagacaagctgtcagtgtccaccaaaaggggagaatcacagcttttggagtataccatcagaaaaactctaagtcagacagaacctgagatatctggctgaatatctctggttccccatggccgtttttcaaaaatctggtacccctggaaagagggaaccctcagctatcagcataggtcccttatactcctggggcccttgggcaagagcccattgagcccatacgaaaagacggccctggatctGTCACTGCATGCTGCTCAGAAAGGGGGGTAGGAAACGGACAAGAGAAGAATAATTGCAGACCCACCCATCATTCATGTGGCCATGACCCAATTAGCTTACCCTCTCATGCCAATGGTAAACCTGTGGCATATTAAGCCACACCCTGATCCATCCATTCCACTCCCATTATTTTTAGGCCACACCTTTCTCAAGAGACCATACCTCTTTTAGATAAATATTAGGACTCTGTTGGGAGATATTAATGTTATACATTAAGATACAATCCACAGAATTAGAAGAGTCAGAGTGGTTACTAAAATGTTAATGTAATGCTATAGAATAATAAGTACAAAGACGGACAATCCTACAGACCAATTAATCCTGTATATAGTATGGCACATTATGGGGTCAATTCAGTTGGCTGAAACCCGGCTTGCGGCACAAGTAAGTGCCTCCATATGCAGCACATACTGTATGGCATTCCCTATCTCACAGAAtattgggggcaattcagagttgatcgtagatgtgctaaatttagcacatgtacgatcagtttctcagacatgtggggacacccagcatagggctagtccaccccgcatgtcaggcctgacccctccttcccccgcacaggtacgaaagcatcgcacggcggcaatgcttttatacctggagagtagctccccaccaatgcagctcctgcgctctggcagggagctacccaccgcATCCCAGATCGCtgccgcgatccagtctgaattacccccattgcctgcAGCCCCATCGGTCTGCGTACAAAGAATCTTCAAATCCATGGTGACATGGGGGCGAGATGAGGTGCCGTTGCCGCAACACGTTGGCCATCTCGCCCCAAATTAAATCGACCCCTTTGAGTTCTTTATTACATTCTAGGAACTATCTTGCAATAAACCCTAAATAATGAATGTGTTGAATTAAAAGACAGATTTTACAGAATGCCTCATACAGTTCATGCGATTACACGCTACATTATAGTGATTATTGCATTATGTATGCAG encodes:
- the B3GALT5 gene encoding beta-1,3-galactosyltransferase 5; protein product: MARRKLIFLATLVFSSLGMFFLALYSLNLCNYCFSKDYRYVPYHFNNNRKMFQKVPDVNCRQSPPFLVLLVTTTHDQNIVRMAIRETWGKERWIKGKQVVTYFLLGASAKQNGNEENMLIKESIAYKDIIQRNFIDSYYNLTLKTLMGIDWITHYCPQANYVMKTDTDMFVNTFYLVELLLLKNQTTNLFTGILKPNDSPIRSIFSKWYISKQEYEGEKYPPFCSGTGYVFSVDVALKIYNTSTSVQFFKLEDVYIGMCLDRLKIRLQELHSKPTFFASKPPFSVCKYRHIVTSHGVQPKEILLYWETLKTSRNEQC